In the candidate division TA06 bacterium genome, GTTCTTTGGGTTCGAGGGCCTCTGCCTCCTGACCCCACTGCAAGATCCACCGTTTCACCTCATAAAGCGCGGGGGCTGGAAAAGATAATGAGAGGCTCCCGTCTTTGTGCTTCTTTATCTTCT is a window encoding:
- a CDS encoding WYL domain-containing protein, whose amino-acid sequence is KIKKHKDGSLSLSFPAPALYEVKRWILQWGQEAEALEPKELRQSIAEDVQKLAKRYKKRVK